A genome region from Deinococcus sp. KNUC1210 includes the following:
- a CDS encoding metallophosphoesterase yields MTRLAVFGDIHGNLPAFEALLKDIRHQSPDALLCLGDVTADGAWPGECIQLLASLGCPVVMGNADEDLLRPRPFTPRGFPNEQELYELDEWGRTRLSAADLEVVQTYRATVSLPGLLAFHGSPADCREVIGADTPAEQLEQLRATYGQQTVWVGGHTHTPLLRTLDGWRLLNPGSVGLAYEKRGDQYVNVSRADYLLLDGEGVQFRRVPYDVQAVQAGILSSGMPHAAWWAGEWVSG; encoded by the coding sequence ATGACGCGCCTCGCCGTCTTCGGAGACATTCACGGAAACCTGCCCGCCTTCGAAGCGCTGCTGAAGGACATCCGGCACCAGTCGCCCGACGCGCTGCTCTGTCTGGGCGACGTGACCGCAGATGGCGCGTGGCCCGGCGAATGCATTCAGCTGCTGGCGAGTCTGGGGTGCCCGGTGGTCATGGGAAACGCCGACGAAGACCTGCTCAGGCCCCGGCCCTTCACGCCCCGTGGCTTTCCGAACGAGCAGGAACTCTACGAGCTGGACGAGTGGGGCCGCACCCGGCTGAGTGCCGCCGATCTGGAGGTGGTGCAGACGTACCGCGCCACTGTCTCGCTTCCCGGTCTGCTGGCCTTTCACGGTTCACCCGCTGACTGCCGCGAGGTGATCGGAGCCGACACGCCTGCCGAGCAGCTGGAACAACTCCGCGCTACCTATGGGCAACAGACCGTGTGGGTCGGGGGGCACACGCACACGCCGCTGCTCCGCACGCTTGATGGCTGGCGGCTCCTGAACCCCGGTTCGGTGGGGCTGGCCTACGAGAAGCGCGGCGATCAGTACGTCAACGTCAGCCGCGCCGATTACCTGCTGCTGGACGGGGAAGGCGTGCAGTTCCGGCGCGTGCCCTACGACGTACAGGCGGTGCAGGCGGGCATTCTGAGCAGTGGCATGCCGCATGCAGCGTGGTGGGCCGGGGAGTGGGTGTCGGGATAA
- a CDS encoding metallophosphoesterase translates to MTRLAVLSDVHGNAFALGAVLDDLRAEAPDAVYNLGDTVWGGADPGRAWELQAQFAPPSVRGNTDERVSGQRAGKEPMRQWLLSQLSSQVPEQLAALPTFLDVAGGEVRLAHGTPNDPWQALMLSATGSGEQLRPATFPELRERLDGFRGQVCIVGHTHREMLSVVGGTTVVNAGPVSRQKDGLPLARWVLLTRRAGRWDVEFRRVAYDVAAATDWVRQHAPASLAQQELPWLEAGREP, encoded by the coding sequence ATGACGCGCCTCGCTGTCCTCTCGGACGTTCACGGCAACGCCTTCGCGCTCGGTGCCGTGCTGGACGATCTCCGCGCCGAGGCACCCGACGCCGTGTACAACCTGGGCGACACCGTATGGGGCGGGGCCGATCCGGGGCGAGCCTGGGAACTACAGGCGCAGTTCGCGCCGCCCAGCGTGCGCGGCAACACCGACGAGCGCGTGAGCGGGCAGCGGGCCGGTAAGGAGCCGATGCGCCAGTGGCTGCTGTCTCAGCTTTCGTCTCAGGTGCCGGAGCAGCTGGCCGCCCTACCCACCTTTCTGGATGTGGCAGGCGGCGAAGTGCGGCTGGCACACGGCACCCCCAACGACCCCTGGCAGGCGCTGATGCTGAGCGCCACCGGAAGCGGCGAGCAGCTGCGGCCCGCGACCTTTCCGGAACTTCGGGAACGGCTGGACGGCTTCAGGGGGCAGGTGTGCATCGTGGGCCACACGCACCGCGAGATGCTCAGCGTGGTCGGCGGAACGACGGTGGTCAATGCTGGCCCGGTGTCGCGCCAGAAAGACGGTCTGCCGCTGGCCCGCTGGGTGCTGCTGACCCGGCGGGCTGGGCGCTGGGACGTGGAATTCCGGCGGGTGGCCTACGACGTGGCGGCGGCGACCGACTGGGTACGGCAGCACGCGCCCGCGTCTCTGGCACAGCAGGAACTTCCCTGGCTGGAGGCGGGCCGCGAACCATGA
- a CDS encoding ABC transporter ATP-binding protein, with the protein MTTVPHRSPNAIELRGITKRFPLVLANDNISMTVKWGSVHALCGENGAGKSTLMKILYGMQPPTSGDILVDGQPALLHDPKDAIALGIGMVHQHFMLVEPLTVTENVILGSEPTSGTSIDYAGARKRVAQLIQQFGFDLNPDAKIQDLPLGLQQKVEILKTLYRGARILILDEPTAVLTPSETDELFDFLKNNYAKSGNSVIFISHKLHEVLHISDEISVIRDGKMIGTIPTQGATTETLARMMVGREVVLRVQKGEAHPQDVALDVQDVVVAGSHDKPAVDHVSFQVRAGEIVGIAGVEGNGQSELVEAITGLHPYSGRITYLGRQAQGSKAVGLAGVSHVPEDRNERGLVLDMTTAENFILGEQDRAPFAGALGFLDLEKIEANARELSETFDVRPRSSTLAAGRYSGGNAQKIIVAREMRKDPKILVASQPTRGVDIGAIEFIHGQIVKARDQGLAVLLISADLGEVMNLADRILVMYEGKIAGEVLAKDATETQLGLMMTGSGPAVPAAPDSNRPVAIE; encoded by the coding sequence ATGACCACTGTTCCCCACCGCTCGCCGAACGCGATTGAGCTGCGCGGCATTACCAAGCGGTTTCCACTGGTGCTGGCAAACGACAACATTTCTATGACCGTGAAATGGGGCAGCGTGCATGCGCTGTGCGGCGAGAACGGCGCGGGCAAGAGCACGCTGATGAAGATTCTGTACGGCATGCAGCCGCCGACCAGCGGCGACATTCTGGTCGACGGTCAGCCCGCGCTGCTGCACGACCCCAAAGACGCCATCGCGCTGGGCATCGGCATGGTGCATCAGCACTTCATGCTGGTCGAGCCGCTGACCGTGACCGAGAACGTGATTCTGGGCAGCGAGCCGACCAGTGGCACCAGCATCGACTATGCCGGGGCCAGAAAGCGGGTCGCGCAGCTGATCCAGCAGTTCGGCTTCGATCTGAACCCCGACGCGAAGATTCAGGATCTGCCGCTGGGTCTGCAACAGAAGGTCGAAATCCTGAAAACACTGTACCGGGGCGCACGCATCCTGATTCTGGACGAGCCGACAGCGGTGCTGACCCCGAGTGAAACCGACGAACTGTTCGACTTCCTGAAGAACAACTACGCCAAGAGCGGTAACAGCGTGATCTTCATTTCCCACAAGCTGCACGAGGTGCTGCACATCAGCGACGAGATTTCGGTCATCCGGGACGGCAAGATGATCGGCACCATTCCCACCCAGGGCGCGACCACCGAGACGCTGGCCCGCATGATGGTGGGCCGCGAGGTGGTGTTGCGCGTGCAGAAGGGCGAGGCGCACCCGCAGGACGTGGCGCTGGACGTGCAGGACGTGGTGGTGGCCGGGTCGCACGACAAGCCTGCCGTCGATCACGTGAGCTTTCAGGTGCGGGCAGGCGAGATCGTGGGCATCGCCGGGGTCGAGGGCAACGGTCAGAGCGAACTGGTCGAGGCCATTACCGGGCTGCACCCGTACAGCGGCAGGATCACGTATCTGGGTCGGCAGGCGCAGGGCAGCAAGGCGGTGGGGCTGGCGGGTGTGAGCCACGTTCCTGAAGACCGCAACGAGCGCGGACTGGTCCTCGACATGACCACCGCCGAGAACTTCATTCTGGGCGAGCAGGACCGCGCCCCCTTTGCCGGAGCGCTCGGCTTTCTGGATCTGGAGAAGATCGAGGCCAACGCCCGCGAACTGTCGGAAACATTCGACGTGCGCCCGCGCAGCAGCACCCTGGCCGCCGGGCGCTATTCGGGCGGCAATGCCCAGAAGATCATCGTGGCGCGGGAAATGCGGAAAGACCCGAAGATTCTGGTGGCGAGCCAGCCGACGCGCGGCGTGGATATCGGGGCCATCGAATTCATTCACGGGCAGATCGTGAAGGCGCGGGATCAGGGTCTGGCGGTGCTGCTCATCTCGGCCGACCTGGGCGAAGTGATGAATCTGGCCGACCGTATCCTGGTGATGTACGAGGGCAAGATCGCGGGCGAGGTGCTGGCGAAGGACGCCACCGAGACGCAGCTGGGCCTGATGATGACCGGCAGCGGCCCCGCCGTTCCCGCCGCGCCGGACAGTAACCGCCCCGTCGCCATCGAATAA
- a CDS encoding phosphatase PAP2 family protein translates to MNDLVRTLHQALDHPEQLWLALTMLGRDEVFIVVLALYSWLVNPEGMRRLGVAFSLSYLTNSALKYGLNLPRPFAHDPALASAAAKATAGGPGLPSGHAQLSASLWFGMAWQLTETGRGRRWVWVLAAVLVLLISLSRLVLGVHYPSDVLIGLLIGLLFAWLAASRLALLRWNIWLPLLLLAGSAFLPSSAPREFAVGLGLLSGFWLLRSEFAPPTTWAGRVGVAVIGLVLVFAVYFGLAAVLPQAIRESGLGRALRYALLVLMAGEGVPRLLKVWLPVSRDVTLLVK, encoded by the coding sequence ATGAACGATCTAGTCAGGACGCTGCATCAGGCCCTCGATCACCCCGAACAGCTGTGGCTGGCGCTGACCATGCTCGGGCGAGATGAAGTCTTTATCGTCGTCCTGGCGCTGTATTCCTGGCTGGTCAACCCGGAAGGCATGCGGCGGCTGGGCGTGGCCTTCTCGCTCAGCTATCTCACCAATTCGGCGCTGAAGTACGGGTTGAACCTGCCCCGCCCCTTCGCGCACGATCCGGCGCTGGCCTCGGCTGCCGCAAAGGCCACCGCTGGCGGCCCCGGCCTGCCCAGCGGTCACGCGCAGCTCAGCGCCTCGCTGTGGTTCGGCATGGCGTGGCAGCTGACAGAAACGGGGCGCGGCAGGCGCTGGGTCTGGGTGCTGGCTGCCGTGCTGGTGCTGCTCATCAGCCTGTCGCGGCTGGTGCTGGGCGTGCATTACCCCTCCGATGTGCTGATCGGCCTGTTGATCGGTCTGCTGTTCGCGTGGCTGGCAGCGTCTCGGCTTGCCCTGCTGCGCTGGAACATCTGGCTACCGCTGTTGCTGCTGGCGGGGTCGGCGTTTCTGCCGTCCAGCGCCCCGCGAGAGTTCGCGGTGGGCCTGGGGCTGCTGTCCGGCTTCTGGCTGCTGCGCTCCGAGTTTGCTCCGCCGACGACCTGGGCCGGGCGCGTGGGCGTGGCGGTGATCGGACTGGTGCTGGTGTTCGCGGTGTATTTCGGGCTGGCGGCGGTGCTGCCACAGGCCATCCGTGAATCGGGTCTGGGCCGCGCTCTGCGCTACGCCCTGCTGGTCCTGATGGCAGGTGAAGGCGTGCCCCGACTGCTGAAAGTCTGGCTGCCCGTCAGCCGCGACGTGACCTTGCTGGTGAAATGA
- a CDS encoding NADPH-dependent FMN reductase produces MQFTVLSTSLSPNSRSRRLAFLSAGVLEAQGHSVSVLDLRALPLPAFDDDQSYRHPNVEPYREAIANADGVLLALPVYNWATGSGAKNLIELTGSHSPERGLSAVWFDRVVTFLVAGGLPHSYTAHHPLALGLMTDFKCIVNPYHVYATGDDWDGDDLRPVCSLRLRRSLSVATELSERLRERTYRSTWEL; encoded by the coding sequence ATGCAGTTCACCGTCCTTTCGACCAGCCTGAGTCCGAACAGTCGCAGCCGCAGACTCGCGTTCCTGAGCGCGGGGGTGCTGGAAGCTCAGGGCCACAGCGTCAGCGTTCTCGATCTGCGGGCCCTGCCGCTTCCAGCCTTCGACGACGACCAGTCGTATCGGCATCCGAACGTCGAACCGTACCGCGAGGCCATTGCGAACGCCGACGGTGTGCTGCTGGCGCTGCCTGTCTACAACTGGGCAACCGGCAGCGGCGCGAAAAACCTGATCGAACTCACCGGCTCGCACAGTCCGGAACGCGGCCTGTCTGCCGTGTGGTTTGACAGGGTCGTGACGTTTCTGGTCGCGGGTGGCCTGCCGCACAGCTATACGGCGCATCACCCGCTGGCCCTGGGCCTGATGACCGATTTCAAGTGCATCGTGAATCCGTACCACGTGTATGCCACGGGCGACGACTGGGACGGCGACGACCTGCGCCCGGTCTGCTCGCTGCGCCTGCGCCGAAGCTTGAGCGTGGCAACCGAGCTTTCAGAGCGGCTCAGGGAGCGGACGTACCGTTCCACCTGGGAACTCTGA
- a CDS encoding LrgB family protein produces MQNWLNWNWKTHHEAAHRISPLPRRGPMTWLALTLLAFALGLLIQSRSRTPLANPTLIACLLLVPLLLLTHTTYAVYSAETRPVSTLLTPAVVALAVPLYRQRLLIRRAWKAVLLGGVSGTLVSVGLNTLGGLLLAAPRPVRLALSTDSVTSPVAYAISARLGGAPSLAAAFVIIVGLIGAVLLPGLLVRLGVRSRTARGLALGAVAHGIGTARARQEGDLSGAAASVGMCLGALVVTLVSAWL; encoded by the coding sequence GTGCAGAACTGGCTGAACTGGAACTGGAAGACGCACCATGAAGCGGCGCACCGCATCTCACCTCTCCCCCGGCGCGGCCCCATGACCTGGCTCGCCCTGACGCTGCTGGCCTTTGCACTGGGACTGCTGATCCAGAGCCGCAGCCGCACGCCCCTCGCCAATCCGACGCTGATCGCCTGCCTGCTGCTGGTGCCGCTGCTGCTGCTGACGCACACGACATATGCGGTCTACAGCGCCGAAACCCGCCCCGTCAGCACGCTGCTGACACCTGCGGTGGTCGCCCTGGCCGTGCCGCTGTACCGTCAGCGCCTGCTGATACGGCGGGCCTGGAAAGCGGTGCTGCTGGGCGGCGTCTCCGGCACGCTGGTTTCGGTGGGCCTGAATACGCTCGGCGGTCTGCTGCTGGCCGCTCCCAGACCCGTGCGGCTGGCGCTGAGTACCGATTCGGTGACGAGTCCGGTGGCCTACGCGATTTCGGCGCGGCTGGGCGGCGCTCCGTCGCTGGCAGCGGCGTTCGTCATCATCGTCGGGTTGATCGGGGCGGTGCTGCTGCCGGGCCTGCTGGTGCGGCTGGGGGTGCGTTCGCGCACGGCACGCGGGCTGGCTCTGGGAGCCGTCGCACACGGCATCGGTACGGCCCGCGCCCGGCAGGAAGGCGACCTGAGCGGCGCGGCAGCGAGCGTGGGCATGTGCCTGGGCGCACTGGTGGTCACGCTGGTCAGCGCGTGGCTGTAA
- a CDS encoding CidA/LrgA family protein, which produces MTPSLRVILGLGLLCGFAALGQGLMTAMQLPFPGSVAGLLLLLLALSLKVVRLEWVDLAADGLLGLLSLLFVPAAVGVLDYLDAWKQWPGWLLVMAAGVLIGGAVAGLLASRLGGAELAELELEDAP; this is translated from the coding sequence GTGACCCCTTCCCTGCGCGTGATTCTGGGCCTGGGCCTGCTATGCGGATTCGCCGCGCTGGGCCAGGGCCTGATGACCGCCATGCAGCTGCCGTTTCCGGGTTCGGTGGCGGGGTTGCTGCTGCTGCTGCTGGCTCTGAGCCTGAAGGTGGTGCGGCTGGAATGGGTCGATCTGGCCGCCGATGGCCTGCTGGGGCTGCTGAGCCTGCTGTTCGTTCCGGCGGCGGTCGGCGTGCTGGACTATCTGGACGCCTGGAAACAGTGGCCGGGCTGGCTGCTGGTCATGGCGGCGGGCGTGCTGATCGGCGGCGCGGTGGCGGGCCTGCTGGCGAGCAGACTGGGCGGTGCAGAACTGGCTGAACTGGAACTGGAAGACGCACCATGA
- a CDS encoding 5'-methylthioadenosine/adenosylhomocysteine nucleosidase — protein MIGIIGAMQEEVELLLADLQDAQNLPWAGGALHRGTLDGQDVLITVGGIGKVNAAMTTTHLLAAGAGRVIFTGVAGGVHPELKVGDIVVSSDCVQHDVDVTALGYKLGEVPGETLSWVADETLSALALEAAHEVEGVNVTGGRVVSGDVFVASAEKVAWLWQHFGAACAEMEGAAVAQVCSKHGVPFVVIRSVSDTADGGANVDYREFMPLVARHAKTVVRGMLRRLTPAATTPEASSPA, from the coding sequence ATGATCGGAATTATCGGAGCCATGCAGGAAGAAGTCGAATTGCTGCTGGCAGACCTTCAGGACGCGCAGAACCTCCCCTGGGCAGGCGGAGCGCTGCACCGGGGCACGCTGGACGGGCAGGACGTGCTGATTACCGTGGGCGGCATCGGCAAGGTGAATGCCGCCATGACCACCACACACCTGCTGGCCGCCGGAGCCGGGCGCGTCATCTTTACCGGGGTGGCGGGCGGCGTCCACCCCGAGCTGAAGGTGGGCGACATCGTGGTATCGAGCGACTGCGTGCAGCACGACGTGGACGTGACCGCCCTCGGCTACAAGCTGGGCGAGGTGCCGGGCGAAACCCTCAGCTGGGTGGCCGATGAAACCCTGAGCGCCCTGGCGCTGGAGGCCGCGCACGAGGTGGAAGGCGTGAACGTGACCGGGGGCCGGGTGGTCAGCGGCGACGTATTCGTGGCCTCGGCAGAGAAGGTCGCGTGGCTGTGGCAGCACTTCGGAGCCGCCTGCGCCGAGATGGAAGGTGCAGCGGTGGCGCAGGTGTGCAGCAAGCACGGCGTTCCCTTCGTGGTCATCCGCTCGGTGTCGGATACCGCCGACGGAGGCGCGAATGTGGATTACCGCGAATTCATGCCCCTGGTGGCCCGCCACGCCAAGACGGTGGTGCGCGGCATGCTGAGGCGACTGACACCGGCGGCAACGACTCCAGAGGCTTCCTCTCCGGCGTGA
- a CDS encoding MalY/PatB family protein, with amino-acid sequence MTSFDLLLPEVTLRHPDSAKWKLYPDDVLPLWVADMDFSVAPAILAALQERLTRGLGYAPFEVEATSLAPLLRKKLATQGLADIPTGGLRTLPGVVPGLYAAVAGLSSPGDEILTMTPIYPPFLGSIRDQGRTLRAVPLLQQQDGWQIDWDALEAAVSPATRLLMLCHPHNPTGRVWTTDELKRLGDFVLRHRLWVVSDELHADLSFGGPHVAFASVHPELLERTVTLTGPCKTYNTAGLGIGAMISHNVALLDRITALTRGVQGHPSALSITMWRAALEGGAEWLAAVIEQLRSNRDHLSARLRQELPTVRYSPPEATYLALLDFRQHPRSADIQQFLLTEAKVGLNDGPPFGEGYQGFVRLNFATSPDILDEAIDRIVRAVTQHS; translated from the coding sequence ATGACCAGTTTTGACCTGCTGCTGCCCGAAGTCACCCTCCGTCATCCAGACAGCGCCAAGTGGAAACTGTACCCGGACGACGTGCTGCCGCTGTGGGTGGCCGACATGGATTTCTCGGTCGCCCCGGCGATCCTGGCCGCGCTCCAGGAACGCCTGACGCGGGGGCTGGGCTACGCCCCCTTCGAGGTCGAGGCCACGTCGCTGGCTCCGCTGCTGCGTAAAAAGCTGGCGACACAGGGACTGGCAGACATTCCCACAGGCGGCCTCCGCACGCTGCCGGGCGTGGTGCCGGGGTTGTACGCTGCGGTGGCCGGGCTGTCGTCTCCCGGCGACGAAATTTTGACCATGACGCCGATCTATCCGCCGTTCCTGGGGTCGATCCGCGATCAGGGGCGCACGCTCCGGGCAGTGCCGCTGCTGCAACAGCAGGACGGCTGGCAGATCGACTGGGACGCACTGGAAGCCGCCGTTTCGCCCGCGACCAGGCTGCTGATGCTGTGCCACCCGCACAACCCCACCGGCCGCGTCTGGACGACAGACGAACTGAAGCGCCTGGGCGACTTCGTATTGCGCCACCGCCTGTGGGTGGTCAGCGACGAGCTGCACGCTGATCTGAGTTTCGGCGGGCCGCATGTCGCCTTTGCCAGTGTGCATCCCGAGCTGCTCGAGCGCACCGTCACCCTGACGGGCCCCTGCAAGACATACAACACGGCGGGCCTGGGTATCGGGGCCATGATCAGCCACAACGTCGCTCTGCTCGACCGCATCACGGCGCTCACCAGGGGCGTGCAGGGCCACCCGTCGGCTCTGAGTATCACCATGTGGAGAGCGGCGCTGGAAGGCGGGGCCGAGTGGCTGGCAGCGGTGATAGAGCAGCTGCGGAGCAACCGCGACCACCTGAGCGCCCGGCTGCGTCAGGAGTTGCCCACGGTGCGTTACAGCCCGCCCGAGGCCACGTATCTGGCGCTGCTCGATTTTCGTCAGCACCCCCGCAGCGCCGATATCCAGCAGTTTCTGCTGACCGAGGCGAAGGTGGGTCTGAACGACGGTCCCCCCTTTGGCGAAGGGTACCAGGGCTTCGTGCGCCTGAATTTCGCCACCAGCCCGGACATTCTAGACGAGGCAATCGACCGGATCGTGCGGGCAGTCACGCAGCACAGCTAA
- the hisG gene encoding ATP phosphoribosyltransferase: protein MALLSRAGLPLELPEKSRALQWRMGHVTLLELRNQDVPVYVDLGIADMGIVGKDVLAESGRSVYEPLDLGFSRCRLSFIREVGATSAITRVATKYPNLTRAYLLERGLLAEVVKLSGNIELAALTGLADAVVDLVQTGSTLKANNLEELEVLMYSSARLVVNRTALKLKRETLRPLIERLRELTAPETE, encoded by the coding sequence GTGGCGCTGCTTTCACGGGCAGGCCTGCCGCTGGAACTGCCGGAAAAGAGCCGGGCCTTGCAGTGGCGGATGGGGCACGTCACACTGCTGGAGCTGCGAAACCAGGATGTGCCGGTGTACGTCGATCTGGGCATCGCGGACATGGGCATCGTAGGCAAGGACGTGCTGGCAGAGTCGGGGCGCAGCGTGTACGAGCCGCTCGACCTGGGCTTCTCGCGCTGCCGCCTGTCGTTCATCCGCGAGGTGGGCGCGACCTCTGCGATTACGCGGGTCGCCACCAAGTACCCCAACCTGACGCGGGCTTACCTGCTGGAACGCGGGCTGCTGGCCGAGGTGGTCAAACTCAGCGGCAATATCGAGCTGGCGGCCCTGACCGGGCTGGCCGACGCGGTGGTCGATCTGGTACAGACCGGCAGCACCCTGAAGGCCAATAATCTGGAAGAGCTGGAAGTGCTGATGTATTCCAGCGCCCGGCTGGTGGTCAACCGCACCGCCCTGAAACTGAAGCGCGAGACGCTGCGCCCGTTGATCGAGCGGCTCCGCGAACTGACAGCGCCGGAAACCGAATAA
- a CDS encoding ATP phosphoribosyltransferase regulatory subunit, translated as MILPLGTRDVLPPEWAWREHLRNRLAAHFSTWGYQGVELPALELHDPQHPQDARAFKLIDRGGDVLMLRSEFTTAVQRLVRTRFPGGPFPLRLQYGGRLWLAGQASELGRLREFTQLGVELIGASTPWTDAELLELSLSALKCVGVQGRLEVGHPGFLDALLEDSGLSESLRTQLHGVFDRKSGPDLAALIRTNGLDAGLERTLTTVNDLYGGPEVLAQARRLPLGTRAAAALAHLERVADLFGRERLLFDLGMSRRYGYYSGFTFRAYADGFSRQILGGGRYGGHDSSTPPTQQGAGFALGLERLTEVAARHIGPEPEVVLALDLAGADYARSLGLIAELRWTDDAAELARYTAQRGIGRAVQGQTLGSVAELLEVRA; from the coding sequence ATGATTTTGCCCCTCGGTACCCGGGATGTCCTGCCCCCGGAATGGGCGTGGCGCGAGCACCTGCGAAACCGGCTGGCCGCACACTTCAGCACCTGGGGGTATCAGGGCGTCGAGCTGCCTGCCCTGGAACTCCACGACCCGCAGCACCCGCAGGACGCCCGCGCCTTCAAACTGATCGACCGGGGCGGCGACGTGCTGATGCTCCGCAGCGAGTTCACGACGGCGGTGCAGCGGCTGGTCAGGACGCGCTTTCCGGGTGGACCGTTTCCGCTGCGGCTGCAATACGGCGGGCGGCTGTGGCTGGCGGGTCAGGCCAGCGAACTGGGACGACTGCGCGAGTTCACTCAGCTCGGCGTGGAGCTGATCGGCGCGAGCACCCCCTGGACCGACGCCGAACTGCTGGAACTGAGCCTGAGCGCCCTGAAGTGCGTGGGGGTCCAGGGACGGCTGGAGGTCGGGCATCCGGGATTTCTGGACGCGCTGCTGGAAGACTCTGGCCTGAGCGAGTCGCTCCGTACACAGCTGCACGGGGTCTTCGACCGCAAGAGCGGCCCCGATCTGGCGGCCCTGATTCGCACAAACGGCCTGGATGCCGGACTGGAACGGACCCTGACGACGGTGAACGATCTGTACGGCGGCCCGGAAGTGCTGGCACAGGCCCGCCGTCTGCCGCTGGGCACACGGGCAGCGGCAGCACTCGCGCATCTGGAACGGGTCGCTGATCTGTTCGGGCGCGAACGGCTGCTGTTCGATCTGGGCATGTCGCGGCGCTACGGCTATTACTCGGGCTTCACCTTCCGCGCCTACGCCGACGGATTTTCGCGGCAGATTCTGGGTGGCGGGCGCTACGGCGGGCATGACAGCAGCACGCCGCCCACGCAGCAGGGAGCAGGCTTTGCGCTGGGCCTGGAGCGGCTGACCGAGGTGGCAGCCCGGCACATCGGGCCAGAGCCGGAAGTGGTGCTGGCCCTCGATCTGGCCGGAGCCGACTACGCCCGCAGCCTGGGCCTGATCGCCGAGCTGCGCTGGACAGACGACGCGGCGGAACTGGCCCGCTATACGGCGCAGCGCGGAATCGGCCGGGCTGTCCAGGGGCAGACGCTGGGCAGCGTTGCCGAGCTGCTGGAGGTGCGGGCATGA